GCAGTCCGCGGCTCAAGAGCATCGTCTCGAAGAGCGGATACAAAGTCTGAGTCCATTTGCGTACGGACTCAGGATCTGGACTGGGCGAAGGGTGCATGGTCTGGTTGTGCATGTTGACCGGTACTCGAAATAATCGGTTCCCCTAATTGCGGACGCATTTTGTTCGAAATATTCTTTTGATTGTCTTCTTTAGCGATCGACCCGATCGCACGGGAATGGCTTGCCCGCGATCGCACAGGCGCGGTCTGACTCGGGTCTACGTCTCCATCCAATGTCCCTTCGTCTCGCGTAATGACTGCGCTCTAGACCCGTCGGCGCGGCGCATGCCGAAGGTATTCCTACGCGGCTGGAGCCAGCGAGGTATTCCAGACGGCAGGGATTGAGCCCGAGTGGTAGCAGAGGCGCGAGAAGAAGCACTGTCTGTCATAGATACGACGCACGCGGACGTGGCCCATCTCGCCTTATCAAGACGGGGCTCTTCCTGGTACAGCACATTGGTCAGGACCACGCTGATTGACTACCCGACGGGCTAGCTGGAAAATGCGAGGTAATGATCAGCACCCCAGCGATTCATCAGTTAGTCGCTCTTGCAAATGCCCTCGTCGAAGCACGGGACGTGCACAGCTTTGCCTTGTCGGTGTCTTAGCGGAGCAGGTGTCGAGATCTGCGGCAACGCGCTCTGGCTTGGAAACGAGAGCATCGCGACCACAAACGGACATCCACAAGTGAGTATCGTGTCGGTTGGGAAGGGATGGCTCATGCTGTTGTCGACCACTGTTGGTGCTGCGTGCCTCAATCCACTCCGCGAGTTCGCGTGGGTCGAAGAGGTAAGCATTGCCATCGCGGACGGCAGGGATGCGCCCCGATCGAACCCTCTCGCACAGGGCTGCGCGTGTCTTTTGGAGAAGATTCATGACCTCGACAGTGGTGAGAAAGCTCTCACGAGACCGTAGTTCTTCGCTGAGACTCATGTCCCGGGTATCCTTTCGCGGATGCGTGGAACGTCATCCACAAAGCGATACCTCGGGTGGGCGGTTTCACCGTATATAAGGGGAGTTTTTTCTAAATTTTAGAGGGTGGGGTGAGAAGCTCCTCACTGAGGAGCTTCTGACGCATTTCGGGGAGAAACAAGAACAGGGTGACCCAGCCTCCGCCTGAATTCCGGAGTTGTCTTTTACCCCATGATCAGAGGAGTATAAACATCGACGACCGGCGACGGTCTTCAGCCCACCGGTCGTGCTTCCAGGAATCGCGGTCCGCAAGGTTGGAAGCGTCAATCCGCTCGGGGGGCCGCTCCCGTTGCTGATCAGGAATCGAACGTCCTTGAATCCGGTAGGGCGTCATCTGCAAAAGCAAATG
This Granulicella aggregans DNA region includes the following protein-coding sequences:
- a CDS encoding helix-turn-helix domain-containing protein, with protein sequence MSLSEELRSRESFLTTVEVMNLLQKTRAALCERVRSGRIPAVRDGNAYLFDPRELAEWIEARSTNSGRQQHEPSLPNRHDTHLWMSVCGRDALVSKPERVAADLDTCSAKTPTRQSCARPVLRRGHLQERLTDESLGC